A single window of Flavobacterium aestivum DNA harbors:
- a CDS encoding NmrA/HSCARG family protein, which produces MEDKPIKMENKKIITVFGATGAQGGGLARAILADKNSEFAVRVVTRNANSDKSKTFAQLGAEVVEADIDDIKSIKRALEGAYGAYFVTFFWDHFSVEKEQQEVKNFVEAALESHLQHIIWSTLEDTRNWMKLDDDRMPTLNGKYKVPHFDGKGEADHFFTEAGLPTTFLRTSFYWDNFIHFGMGPKKGEDGNYYIAFPMDDKKLSAIASEDIGKCAYGIFKKEKELIGKTVGIVGEKLNGNEMAAKLSKALDKNVIFNPVSPEAYRNFGFPGAEDLGNMFQFKRDFNDDFNGVRNEVFSKELNPELQNFDKWLSANASRIPIE; this is translated from the coding sequence ATGGAAGACAAACCAATCAAAATGGAAAATAAAAAGATAATTACTGTATTTGGTGCGACTGGTGCACAAGGCGGTGGACTAGCCAGAGCAATTTTGGCAGATAAAAACAGTGAATTTGCTGTAAGAGTTGTTACCAGAAACGCTAATTCAGATAAATCTAAAACATTCGCACAATTGGGTGCCGAAGTAGTCGAAGCCGACATAGATGATATCAAAAGCATTAAGAGAGCATTAGAAGGTGCTTATGGAGCTTATTTTGTTACCTTTTTTTGGGATCATTTCTCTGTTGAAAAAGAACAACAAGAAGTAAAAAACTTTGTAGAAGCTGCACTGGAATCTCATTTGCAACACATTATTTGGTCTACATTGGAAGACACCAGAAACTGGATGAAACTAGATGATGACAGAATGCCAACTCTAAATGGTAAATACAAAGTACCTCACTTTGACGGAAAAGGAGAAGCTGATCATTTCTTTACCGAAGCAGGCTTACCAACTACATTTTTAAGAACTTCCTTTTACTGGGACAATTTTATTCATTTTGGAATGGGGCCTAAAAAAGGAGAAGATGGTAATTACTATATAGCCTTCCCTATGGATGATAAAAAGCTATCTGCCATTGCCTCCGAAGATATTGGAAAATGTGCCTATGGAATATTCAAAAAAGAAAAAGAATTAATTGGAAAAACAGTTGGTATTGTAGGTGAAAAACTAAACGGAAATGAGATGGCCGCCAAACTATCAAAAGCCTTAGATAAAAATGTAATTTTTAATCCAGTAAGTCCAGAAGCGTATCGCAATTTTGGATTTCCAGGTGCCGAAGATTTAGGTAACATGTTTCAGTTTAAAAGAGATTTTAATGATGATTTTAACGGAGTCCGCAATGAAGTCTTCTCAAAAGAACTGAATCCTGAATTACAAAATTTTGACAAATGGCTCTCTGCCAATGCTTCCCGAATTCCTATTGAATAA
- a CDS encoding metal-dependent hydrolase, whose amino-acid sequence MDSFSHVVLGAAIGEAMLGKEIGRKAILYGVLASNLPDIDVFGTLFFSDSQQLLFHRGITHSFLFITLISVLLGWLTKRWSKDSPVNWINMTWLFFIAMLSHILLDSLTAYGTGLFEPFSNYRISFNTIFVADPLYTFPFFFCVLLAFRAKNGSPQRTRWNNAGLCISSFYLILAILTHQYVYHVMEKSLKEQRITFDHFTVTPTPLNIFLWMGYSHDKDGAWIGYYSIFDKEKKVNYYRVQRNDSLLLPFASERSVKDLKRLSKGNYTVTREDSSLYFNDIRFGQISGWDKPNEAFAFKYNLNKNTDNKRALNRIKHKESMCVIFASLLKRIKGK is encoded by the coding sequence ATGGATTCATTCTCACATGTAGTTTTGGGAGCAGCTATAGGCGAAGCTATGCTAGGCAAAGAAATAGGTCGAAAAGCAATCCTATATGGAGTTTTAGCCAGTAATCTCCCAGACATAGATGTGTTCGGGACACTTTTTTTTAGTGATTCACAACAATTACTATTTCATCGTGGCATTACGCATTCATTTTTGTTTATAACACTAATTTCAGTTCTATTGGGTTGGCTCACCAAAAGATGGTCTAAAGACAGCCCCGTAAACTGGATCAATATGACGTGGTTATTCTTCATAGCCATGCTGTCACACATACTGCTAGATTCACTTACCGCTTATGGCACAGGATTATTTGAACCCTTTAGCAATTACAGAATATCCTTCAATACCATTTTTGTTGCAGATCCATTATATACATTTCCATTTTTCTTTTGTGTTTTATTGGCTTTTAGAGCAAAAAATGGTTCACCACAACGAACAAGATGGAATAATGCCGGTCTGTGCATTAGTTCCTTCTATTTGATTCTTGCAATTCTAACCCATCAGTATGTCTATCATGTAATGGAGAAATCCTTAAAAGAGCAAAGAATAACATTCGATCATTTCACAGTCACTCCTACTCCACTAAATATTTTTTTATGGATGGGATATTCACATGACAAAGATGGAGCATGGATAGGATACTACTCTATTTTTGATAAAGAAAAAAAAGTAAATTATTATCGAGTACAACGAAATGACTCATTACTTCTTCCCTTTGCAAGCGAAAGATCAGTAAAGGATCTTAAACGACTTTCAAAAGGGAACTATACCGTAACAAGAGAAGATTCTTCCCTATATTTTAATGACATCCGCTTTGGTCAAATAAGCGGATGGGATAAACCAAATGAAGCTTTTGCTTTCAAGTACAACCTCAACAAAAACACCGATAACAAAAGAGCTTTGAATAGAATCAAACATAAAGAATCTATGTGTGTAATATTTGCGTCCTTACTAAAACGAATTAAAGGGAAATAG
- a CDS encoding alpha/beta fold hydrolase, with amino-acid sequence MKKANIVFVHGLWADGSCWNEVAPALMAEGHEVISVQNPLSSLADDVAAVRRAFAKLDGPIVLVGHSWGGVVITAAGTNPKVKALVYVAALAPDEGETIGELTKDYQTAVFQHLEVVDDYIWVTREGIQKHFASDLTEKESELIYYTQGPAAAGLFVEKMTAPAWKNTPNWYILATNDEAVSPELQRIMSKRIGATVTEIESSHVPMISKPQEVLQVIKAAIDSL; translated from the coding sequence ATGAAAAAAGCAAACATTGTATTCGTACACGGACTTTGGGCTGATGGTTCCTGCTGGAATGAAGTGGCGCCAGCGCTAATGGCTGAAGGCCATGAAGTGATTTCTGTACAAAACCCTTTATCATCACTGGCAGATGATGTAGCGGCTGTTCGCCGAGCCTTTGCTAAGCTGGATGGACCAATTGTATTGGTAGGCCATTCATGGGGCGGAGTAGTAATAACAGCAGCCGGAACCAACCCAAAAGTAAAAGCCCTAGTATATGTGGCTGCCCTAGCCCCCGACGAAGGCGAAACAATAGGAGAACTGACAAAAGATTATCAAACTGCCGTATTTCAGCATCTGGAAGTAGTAGACGATTATATTTGGGTAACCCGAGAGGGTATACAAAAACATTTTGCATCTGATCTTACTGAAAAAGAATCGGAGCTAATCTATTATACACAAGGCCCTGCAGCAGCAGGATTGTTTGTCGAAAAAATGACAGCACCTGCATGGAAGAATACACCCAACTGGTATATTTTGGCTACAAACGATGAAGCCGTTAGCCCGGAACTGCAACGTATAATGTCAAAAAGAATTGGGGCTACGGTAACTGAAATAGAATCGAGTCATGTTCCGATGATATCTAAACCTCAGGAAGTACTGCAGGTAATAAAAGCAGCTATTGACAGTTTGTAA
- a CDS encoding SgcJ/EcaC family oxidoreductase — protein MDNSLIEIERLFENLKFAWNEGHSELYASYFTDDCDYVAFDGQHLKGKIENAQLHNKLFKSILKGSKLTGKIKTTKFITSDIAIFYAVGAVQLSFQKNVPKNKLSINTNVVIKENGVWKISSFQNTRIKKPNFFQRLFAK, from the coding sequence ATGGATAATAGCTTGATAGAAATTGAACGACTTTTTGAAAACCTTAAATTCGCTTGGAATGAAGGCCATAGTGAACTTTATGCATCATACTTTACCGATGACTGCGACTATGTTGCTTTTGACGGACAACATTTGAAAGGAAAAATTGAAAATGCTCAATTACACAATAAACTATTCAAAAGCATCTTAAAAGGGTCGAAATTGACAGGAAAAATTAAAACAACCAAATTCATTACGTCCGACATTGCTATTTTTTATGCAGTTGGTGCCGTTCAATTGAGTTTTCAAAAAAACGTACCCAAGAACAAGCTTTCTATAAATACAAACGTGGTAATAAAAGAAAATGGTGTTTGGAAAATTTCATCTTTTCAAAATACAAGAATAAAAAAACCGAACTTTTTTCAACGATTATTCGCAAAATAG
- a CDS encoding HD domain-containing protein, translating to MEIDNLLKQVNFIKEIDKIKYIQRKTKLFNSDRNENDAEHSWHLAMMAIVLAEHSNEKIDLLKVIKMVLIHDIVEIDAGDTFIYDTVKNHTNTDEESLAANRIFGILPQKQAEELIEIWKEFEKGETNEAKFAKSMDRFEPLLQNTSNNGGTWREFNVDYAKVYEKKKEIKKGSETIWKYSEALINESVEKGILIKN from the coding sequence ATGGAAATTGACAATTTATTGAAGCAAGTGAATTTTATTAAAGAAATAGATAAAATAAAATACATTCAGCGCAAAACCAAACTATTCAATAGCGACAGAAACGAGAACGATGCTGAACATAGTTGGCATTTAGCCATGATGGCAATTGTTTTAGCCGAACATTCGAATGAAAAAATCGATTTGCTAAAAGTTATAAAAATGGTTCTCATTCACGACATTGTAGAAATAGATGCCGGCGATACTTTTATTTATGACACCGTAAAAAATCACACCAATACTGACGAAGAATCTCTAGCTGCAAATCGAATCTTTGGAATCCTACCCCAAAAACAAGCCGAAGAATTAATTGAAATTTGGAAAGAATTTGAAAAAGGGGAAACAAACGAGGCTAAATTTGCAAAGAGCATGGATCGGTTTGAACCTCTATTGCAAAACACATCAAATAATGGTGGAACTTGGAGAGAGTTCAATGTAGATTATGCAAAAGTCTATGAGAAGAAAAAGGAAATTAAGAAAGGCTCTGAAACAATTTGGAAGTATTCAGAAGCCTTAATTAATGAAAGTGTAGAAAAAGGAATTCTAATTAAAAATTAA
- a CDS encoding DinB family protein — translation MIATKKRNAVNAILAEYQKAILELQSVIQNISDEDLAFIIDTETKDPDCKSIQTVLAHVVSSGYSYCIYIRELKNEGITRPEKINRKSVSEYKKDLDDVIQFTYDTFSNISDNEIEKFDESEKMRTSWKQLYDIEQMMEHAIVHVLRHRRQIENFKTQLGK, via the coding sequence ATGATTGCAACTAAAAAGAGAAATGCTGTTAACGCTATATTAGCTGAATATCAAAAAGCAATTTTGGAACTACAGAGTGTAATTCAAAACATCTCTGATGAAGATTTGGCATTTATAATTGATACAGAAACAAAAGACCCAGACTGTAAATCAATCCAAACTGTTCTTGCACACGTTGTGAGTTCAGGATATTCCTACTGCATTTATATTCGAGAACTAAAAAATGAAGGTATAACTCGCCCTGAGAAAATAAACCGTAAATCCGTTTCTGAATATAAAAAAGATTTAGACGATGTTATACAGTTTACTTATGACACTTTTTCTAACATTTCAGATAATGAGATAGAAAAATTTGATGAATCAGAAAAAATGAGGACTTCATGGAAACAATTGTACGATATAGAGCAAATGATGGAACACGCAATCGTACATGTTTTGCGTCACAGAAGACAAATAGAGAATTTTAAAACTCAGCTAGGTAAGTAA
- a CDS encoding DUF2798 domain-containing protein, producing the protein MKKKYFKYINTLFVVIPMTLIMAFVGLMRNYGFGEDWFLKFLKAWSVMLPVAYLAAFIIIPNARKLSEKITA; encoded by the coding sequence ATGAAAAAGAAGTATTTTAAATACATCAACACACTATTTGTAGTTATACCAATGACATTAATTATGGCATTTGTGGGTCTAATGAGAAACTATGGTTTTGGAGAAGATTGGTTCCTGAAATTCTTAAAAGCATGGAGCGTAATGTTACCTGTAGCCTATTTAGCTGCATTTATTATTATTCCAAATGCTAGAAAATTATCTGAAAAAATAACCGCTTAG
- the ribB gene encoding 3,4-dihydroxy-2-butanone-4-phosphate synthase, protein MVLTELHPLTEFGTTSQERVENALRHLQNGKGILLTDNEDRENEGDLIFPAQSINSQDMAMMIRECSGIVCLCLTNNKADELNLPYMVTENTSHFQTPFTITIEATKGITTGVSASDRIKTIQAACNLNAKPSDLARPGHIFPLRAKNNGVLERNGHTEGSIDLMKLAYLEPQAVLCELMNPDGSMAKLSRIIDFAKQNNLIVLSIEDIIYYRKFVRDYI, encoded by the coding sequence ATGGTACTTACAGAATTACATCCTCTCACAGAATTTGGCACAACTAGCCAAGAACGTGTAGAAAATGCTTTAAGACATCTTCAAAACGGAAAAGGAATTTTACTAACTGATAATGAAGACAGGGAAAATGAAGGTGATCTTATTTTCCCTGCTCAAAGCATAAACTCACAAGATATGGCAATGATGATAAGAGAATGCAGCGGTATTGTTTGTCTTTGCCTAACCAATAACAAAGCCGATGAACTGAATTTGCCTTATATGGTAACAGAAAATACCAGTCATTTTCAAACTCCTTTTACCATCACAATAGAAGCCACAAAAGGCATCACAACTGGGGTCTCAGCATCAGACAGAATTAAGACCATTCAAGCAGCTTGCAATCTAAATGCAAAACCATCAGATTTAGCAAGACCAGGACATATTTTTCCTTTACGGGCAAAAAACAATGGCGTTCTAGAAAGAAACGGACATACAGAAGGCAGCATCGATTTGATGAAACTAGCCTATCTAGAACCTCAAGCCGTTCTGTGCGAATTAATGAATCCAGACGGAAGCATGGCCAAACTATCAAGAATTATCGATTTTGCAAAACAAAACAATTTAATAGTATTATCAATAGAAGATATTATCTATTACCGTAAATTTGTTAGAGACTATATTTAA
- a CDS encoding Crp/Fnr family transcriptional regulator produces the protein MQEQLSNYIKKSIDVTDEDLEIILSYFKPIKKNKNDLLLSQGETSQQTFFVGKGCLRIFFVNEEGKDVTRYIAFENQFATALVSFITKSPSTEYIQVIEKSEILYINHRDFTNLMEIVPKWREFYCKYLEKAYVNNTNRLMSFTTMDALERYNQLLKINPTVVRRLSNKVVASYINVSQETLSRLKSKN, from the coding sequence ATGCAAGAACAACTGTCTAATTACATAAAAAAGAGTATTGATGTTACGGACGAAGATTTAGAAATTATTCTTTCTTATTTCAAACCAATAAAAAAAAACAAAAATGACCTTTTACTTTCACAAGGAGAAACCAGCCAACAAACTTTTTTTGTTGGCAAAGGTTGTTTAAGGATTTTCTTTGTAAACGAAGAAGGAAAAGATGTCACGAGATATATTGCTTTCGAGAATCAGTTTGCAACGGCATTAGTTAGCTTTATAACCAAATCACCCTCAACAGAATACATACAAGTCATAGAAAAATCAGAAATCTTATATATAAACCACCGAGATTTTACTAATTTAATGGAAATCGTTCCTAAATGGAGAGAATTTTATTGTAAATATCTGGAGAAAGCATACGTGAATAACACCAATAGATTAATGTCATTTACCACAATGGACGCTTTAGAAAGATACAACCAATTATTAAAGATAAATCCAACTGTTGTGAGACGATTGTCTAATAAAGTTGTGGCTTCCTATATAAATGTTTCTCAAGAAACTTTAAGTCGTTTAAAATCTAAAAACTAG
- a CDS encoding SIP domain-containing protein produces MSEQDYSIAVQKGIVLNNKKIAENTFHLKIQSEDFKKMEYIAGFTLDIYLGNPFEQPEIEDRKYSFWDYDPIYNNADIAICTFSKGKGANWIKTIKPGDAIYFKQPKGKLLADNNAENYLLIGDTTSLSHLYEINRNLSISKNIFSFIYVNQSQDIFPDIDLSYPLNFHVINPVSAEIILKKIIEELPDNLDNTIAYIFGEPETCITIHNYLKKDRNFPIQNLRTKPFWKTNK; encoded by the coding sequence ATGAGTGAACAAGATTATTCAATAGCCGTACAAAAAGGTATAGTATTAAACAATAAAAAAATTGCAGAAAACACTTTCCATCTTAAAATTCAGAGCGAAGATTTCAAAAAGATGGAATATATTGCAGGATTTACACTTGATATCTATTTAGGGAATCCGTTTGAACAACCGGAAATAGAAGATAGAAAATATTCTTTTTGGGATTATGATCCAATTTATAATAATGCTGATATCGCAATTTGTACTTTTTCAAAAGGCAAAGGTGCGAATTGGATAAAAACAATTAAACCAGGAGATGCCATATATTTTAAACAACCTAAAGGCAAACTTTTGGCAGATAATAATGCCGAAAATTATTTATTGATTGGGGACACAACGTCGCTCTCACATTTGTATGAAATAAACAGAAACTTATCAATATCCAAAAACATTTTCAGTTTTATATACGTTAATCAATCACAAGATATTTTTCCAGATATTGACTTAAGTTATCCATTAAATTTCCATGTTATAAATCCAGTTTCAGCAGAAATTATTCTAAAAAAAATCATAGAGGAACTACCCGATAATTTAGACAATACAATAGCCTATATTTTTGGAGAACCAGAAACTTGCATAACCATACATAACTATTTGAAAAAAGATAGAAATTTCCCAATACAAAATCTACGAACAAAGCCATTTTGGAAAACAAATAAATAA
- the gcvT gene encoding glycine cleavage system aminomethyltransferase GcvT, whose amino-acid sequence MKNTALTHIHEGLGAKMLPFAGYNMPILYDGVNTEHETVRNAVGVFDVSHMGEFILSGPNALALIQKVTSNDAATLTIGRAQYSCLPNNEGGIVDDLIVYKLKEEEYLLVVNASNIDKDWEWISAHNDLGVDMKNLSDEYSLLAIQGPKAVEAMQSLSSIDLGAITYYHFEVADFAGRDNVIISATGYTGSGGFEIYCKNEDVEHIWNKVFEAGASFGIKPIGLAARDTLRLEMGFCLYGNDINDTTSPLEAGLGWITKFNKEFTNSENLKKQKEAGVTKKLIAFEMQERSVPRHDYEIVDATGTVIGVVTSGTMSPSMNKGIGLGYVTTENSAVDSDIFIRIRKNDVAAKVVKLPFYKK is encoded by the coding sequence ATGAAAAATACTGCTTTAACGCACATACATGAGGGTTTGGGAGCAAAAATGCTACCGTTTGCTGGATACAATATGCCTATTCTTTATGATGGGGTAAATACTGAACATGAAACAGTTAGAAATGCTGTAGGAGTGTTTGATGTATCTCACATGGGTGAATTTATTCTCTCTGGTCCAAATGCATTGGCCTTAATACAAAAAGTAACTTCAAATGATGCTGCAACATTAACAATTGGTAGAGCTCAATATTCTTGCTTACCAAATAATGAAGGTGGAATTGTAGATGATTTAATTGTCTATAAATTGAAAGAAGAAGAATATTTATTGGTTGTAAATGCATCGAATATTGATAAAGATTGGGAATGGATTTCTGCTCACAACGATTTGGGTGTAGATATGAAAAACCTATCTGATGAATATTCATTATTAGCAATTCAAGGACCTAAAGCAGTAGAAGCTATGCAATCTTTATCTTCTATAGATTTAGGAGCTATTACTTATTATCATTTTGAAGTAGCAGATTTTGCAGGTAGAGATAATGTAATCATTTCAGCTACAGGATATACAGGATCTGGAGGTTTTGAAATTTATTGTAAAAATGAAGATGTAGAACACATTTGGAACAAAGTGTTTGAAGCAGGAGCTTCTTTCGGAATTAAGCCAATTGGTTTAGCTGCTCGTGATACTTTACGTTTAGAAATGGGATTCTGTTTATACGGAAACGATATCAACGATACAACTTCACCATTAGAAGCTGGATTAGGTTGGATTACTAAATTCAATAAAGAATTCACCAATTCTGAGAATTTAAAAAAGCAAAAAGAAGCAGGGGTAACAAAAAAATTAATAGCTTTTGAAATGCAAGAGCGTTCAGTGCCAAGACACGATTACGAAATTGTTGATGCAACTGGTACTGTAATTGGAGTTGTAACTTCTGGAACTATGTCACCATCTATGAACAAAGGAATTGGACTAGGTTATGTAACTACAGAAAACAGTGCTGTAGACAGTGATATCTTCATTAGAATTAGAAAAAATGATGTTGCTGCCAAAGTAGTAAAATTGCCTTTCTATAAAAAATAA